In Pseudomonadota bacterium, a single window of DNA contains:
- a CDS encoding ABC transporter substrate-binding protein, with amino-acid sequence MDRLPLPVIIHHFIPILLGLILLSGACAPLPPAKNHDNQITIGIEGSPTTLDPRYTTDAYGSRILPLIYNGLVTTDRHGAIVADLASSWKIIDNHTYLFRLRPKTTFSDGSPCTSRDIKATIDYMRKPDNGCPAYGNLNIIDSIRTPDSLTVIFQLKKPFASFLYALTSYIIPASCCQQHQDKPIDIPGTGAFKLVKFSRGHQITLVKNPHYNLTEPHLNHIRFKIITNDTTRILALKKGTVDLVQNAIPPYALKFFQRDQHLRVLSRQGSGYKYIGYNLGNPVVGNLLVRRAISLAINRRQIIRYLLKNQARPAIGLLPPEHWASNPLLRPTPFDPEGAARLLDQAGFPPQGPEGIRFNLSYKTSTNQESYEIAQIIKKQLAHIGIRIDIIRFEWGTFFNDIKKGNFQLYSLKWIGIQDPDIFYYIFHSSSIPPQGANRGRFSNREMDSLLEKSRTVIDRKKRRQLFSRIQQIIAKQEIYTSLWYRNDVVIMKRGLEGFEIYPGGAYTSLRKVKWQDT; translated from the coding sequence ATGGACCGGTTGCCGCTTCCAGTCATAATCCACCATTTTATCCCCATCCTGCTGGGGTTAATTCTCCTGTCTGGAGCCTGTGCACCATTACCACCGGCAAAAAATCATGACAATCAGATAACCATCGGGATCGAAGGTTCACCCACCACCCTTGATCCGCGCTACACCACCGATGCCTATGGCTCCCGCATCCTGCCCCTGATTTACAATGGCCTGGTAACTACCGATCGCCATGGCGCCATCGTTGCCGACCTGGCAAGCAGCTGGAAAATTATTGATAATCATACCTATCTTTTCAGGCTCCGGCCAAAAACAACTTTCAGCGATGGCTCACCCTGCACCTCCAGGGATATCAAGGCAACCATTGACTATATGCGGAAACCGGACAATGGCTGTCCGGCCTATGGCAATCTGAACATCATTGATTCAATCCGGACTCCTGATTCACTCACGGTTATTTTCCAGCTCAAAAAACCTTTTGCCAGTTTTTTATACGCCCTGACTTCCTACATCATACCGGCATCCTGCTGTCAGCAGCATCAGGATAAACCCATTGACATCCCCGGCACCGGTGCATTCAAGCTGGTAAAATTCTCCCGGGGGCATCAAATTACCCTGGTTAAAAATCCACACTATAATCTCACGGAACCACACCTCAACCACATCCGTTTCAAAATCATCACCAATGATACCACCAGGATTCTGGCTTTGAAAAAAGGAACGGTTGACCTGGTCCAGAATGCCATTCCTCCCTATGCCCTGAAATTCTTCCAGCGGGACCAACACCTGCGGGTACTCAGTCGTCAGGGAAGCGGCTATAAATATATTGGCTACAACCTGGGAAACCCGGTAGTCGGCAACCTCCTGGTCCGTCGGGCCATTTCCCTGGCTATCAACCGCCGGCAAATTATTCGCTATTTACTCAAAAACCAGGCTCGGCCGGCAATCGGTCTACTGCCACCGGAGCACTGGGCCAGCAATCCGTTGCTGAGACCGACGCCTTTCGATCCTGAAGGAGCTGCCAGGTTGCTGGACCAAGCCGGATTTCCACCACAAGGTCCCGAGGGAATCCGCTTCAACCTGAGTTATAAAACCTCCACCAACCAGGAAAGCTATGAAATCGCCCAGATCATCAAAAAACAACTGGCACACATCGGCATCCGAATTGATATTATCCGCTTTGAATGGGGAACCTTTTTCAATGATATCAAGAAAGGTAATTTCCAACTCTATTCGCTGAAATGGATAGGCATTCAGGATCCGGACATCTTTTACTATATCTTCCATTCGTCCAGCATTCCACCTCAGGGTGCCAACCGCGGCCGCTTCTCTAACCGGGAAATGGATAGCCTGCTGGAGAAAAGTCGAACAGTCATTGACCGGAAAAAACGCCGACAGCTTTTTTCCAGGATTCAGCAGATCATTGCCAAGCAGGAAATTTACACCAGTCTCTGGTACCGGAATGATGTGGTTATCATGAAGCGGGGACTGGAAGGTTTTGAAATCTATCCGGGAGGGGCTTATACTTCCCTCAGAAAAGTCAAATGGCAAGATACCTGA
- a CDS encoding 4Fe-4S binding protein produces PITESGVEIKLLQYLFSEQEAKIAAGLNLIAEPVEKIASRLGDLDLTAVELESCLDRMAEKGLINWYTKRDGSKFYSIAFLAIGIFEFQVERMTPEFYRLFKQYLDEAFRDEILRTKIPQLRTIPTEGSITPELPIDNYDHIRKLINDFDREILVAECVCKIGQDSVGKPCQVTDAREICLVFGSAAKKYAHLGWGRIITKDEVFEILRQAEKDGLVVQPSNTQKLFAICLCCGCCCEILTSARPLENPVQYFATNFQAVVDEEECIGCGLCVKRCQMDAVSLVDEKAVVDYSRCIGCGVCVPTCKPQAIKLERKEIIRVPPKDSARLYMNILKKKVGNARQMIMLTKQLLGRLV; encoded by the coding sequence CCCATTACCGAATCGGGGGTGGAAATCAAGCTTTTGCAGTACCTCTTCAGCGAACAGGAGGCGAAGATTGCCGCCGGCTTGAATCTGATTGCTGAGCCGGTTGAGAAGATAGCTTCGAGACTTGGTGATCTTGACCTGACGGCGGTGGAGCTGGAATCCTGTCTGGACCGGATGGCCGAAAAGGGTTTGATCAACTGGTATACGAAGAGGGACGGTTCAAAATTCTACAGTATTGCCTTCCTGGCTATCGGCATCTTTGAGTTCCAGGTTGAGCGGATGACTCCGGAGTTCTACCGGTTGTTTAAACAGTACCTGGACGAGGCTTTCAGGGATGAGATCCTGCGGACGAAAATACCTCAGCTGAGAACAATTCCCACCGAGGGGAGCATTACCCCTGAACTGCCCATCGATAACTATGATCATATCAGGAAGCTGATCAATGATTTTGACCGTGAAATTCTGGTGGCCGAGTGTGTCTGTAAAATCGGCCAGGATTCGGTTGGTAAGCCCTGTCAAGTGACGGATGCGCGGGAAATCTGTCTGGTATTTGGCAGTGCGGCAAAAAAATATGCCCACCTGGGTTGGGGGCGCATCATTACCAAAGACGAAGTTTTCGAAATATTGCGGCAGGCTGAAAAGGATGGCCTGGTGGTTCAACCTTCCAATACGCAGAAACTGTTTGCCATCTGTCTGTGTTGTGGCTGTTGCTGCGAAATCTTAACATCAGCCAGGCCACTGGAAAATCCGGTCCAGTACTTTGCCACCAATTTTCAGGCAGTCGTGGACGAGGAAGAATGTATTGGTTGTGGCCTCTGTGTCAAGCGCTGTCAGATGGATGCGGTGTCACTGGTCGATGAAAAAGCGGTGGTTGACTACAGTCGCTGCATCGGTTGCGGGGTTTGTGTTCCTACCTGCAAGCCTCAAGCCATCAAACTGGAGCGCAAAGAAATAATCAGGGTTCCTCCCAAAGACAGTGCCAGGCTATATATGAACATTCTGAAGAAAAAAGTTGGAAATGCCCGCCAGATGATTATGCTGACCAAACAATTACTGGGGCGGTTGGTCTAA
- a CDS encoding nucleotidyltransferase domain-containing protein encodes MFNFDDFQNEIESVCRKYRVKSLGAFGSALTDDFNENSDIDFLIELDSAKNGIVRYMNIKFELETLLKCSVDLIMPKAIKNNRIKNYILSDVRNIYAA; translated from the coding sequence ATGTTTAATTTTGATGACTTTCAGAATGAGATAGAGAGTGTCTGTCGGAAATACCGGGTCAAAAGTCTCGGCGCTTTTGGTAGTGCGCTGACTGATGATTTCAATGAAAACAGTGATATTGATTTTCTGATTGAACTGGATAGCGCAAAAAACGGTATTGTAAGGTATATGAATATAAAGTTTGAATTGGAAACTTTATTGAAATGTTCAGTCGATCTTATTATGCCGAAGGCGATTAAAAATAATCGGATCAAGAACTACATTTTATCCGATGTCAGGAATATTTATGCCGCATGA
- a CDS encoding HepT-like ribonuclease domain-containing protein, with amino-acid sequence MPHDPFVCIEDAVTACKLIIEFTETMDGAEFYIDLKTKAAVERQFEILGEALNRIKKIDFDILTEVDNWREIIGFRNVIAHGYDVVEDEIVWDSVQRDIPTLLKQLKKIAENP; translated from the coding sequence ATGCCGCATGATCCCTTTGTTTGCATTGAAGATGCTGTTACCGCCTGCAAATTGATTATTGAGTTTACAGAAACCATGGACGGGGCGGAGTTTTATATTGATTTAAAGACCAAGGCCGCTGTGGAAAGACAATTTGAAATATTAGGGGAGGCTTTAAACAGGATCAAAAAAATTGATTTCGATATTCTTACTGAGGTTGATAATTGGCGAGAAATTATTGGTTTTAGAAACGTTATTGCCCATGGTTACGATGTCGTTGAAGATGAAATTGTTTGGGACTCAGTCCAAAGAGATATTCCGACATTGTTAAAACAGTTAAAAAAGATAGCTGAAAATCCATAA
- a CDS encoding 4Fe-4S dicluster-binding protein, with protein MTDEREICLVFGSAAKKYAHLGWGRIITKDEVFEILRQAEKDGLVVQPSNTQKLFAICLCCGCCCEILTSARPLENPVQYFATNFQAVVDEEECIGCGLCVKRCQMDAVSLVDEKAVVDYSRCIGCGVCVPTCKPQAIKLERKEIVRVPPKDSARLYMSILKKKVGNARQMIMLTKQLLGRLV; from the coding sequence GTGACGGATGAGCGGGAAATCTGTCTGGTATTCGGCAGCGCGGCAAAAAAATATGCCCACCTGGGTTGGGGGCGCATCATTACCAAAGACGAAGTTTTCGAGATATTGCGGCAGGCTGAAAAGGATGGCCTGGTGGTTCAACCTTCCAATACCCAGAAACTGTTTGCCATCTGTCTCTGCTGCGGCTGCTGCTGCGAAATCTTAACATCAGCCAGGCCACTGGAAAATCCGGTCCAGTACTTTGCCACCAATTTTCAGGCAGTCGTGGACGAGGAAGAATGTATTGGTTGTGGCCTTTGTGTCAAGCGCTGTCAGATGGATGCCGTTTCCCTGGTCGATGAAAAAGCGGTGGTTGACTACAGTCGCTGCATCGGTTGCGGGGTTTGTGTCCCCACTTGCAAGCCTCAAGCCATCAAACTGGAGCGCAAAGAAATAGTCCGGGTTCCTCCCAAAGACAGTGCCAGGCTATATATGAGCATTCTGAAGAAAAAAGTTGGAAATGCCCGCCAGATGATTATGCTGACCAAACAATTACTGGGACGGTTGGTCTAA
- a CDS encoding Mu transposase C-terminal domain-containing protein, with protein sequence MWAYIEGEYHHNIHRTLAESPLDRWARCSERVCFPEPGVDLEDIFLAEEKRKVHKDRTISLRGKVYEAEAALVGETVILRYDPTTPGQPIQVWFKGNRYDDAKLVDTLANCYVKRERPDETLTTRDQSEPDTATKSDVW encoded by the coding sequence TTGTGGGCCTATATTGAAGGAGAATATCACCACAATATTCACCGGACATTGGCAGAGTCTCCGCTTGATCGTTGGGCGAGATGCTCTGAACGCGTCTGTTTTCCCGAACCGGGTGTTGATCTTGAGGATATTTTCCTGGCTGAGGAGAAACGTAAAGTTCATAAGGACAGAACTATAAGTTTGCGCGGTAAAGTTTACGAAGCCGAAGCTGCCCTGGTCGGCGAAACGGTTATTCTGCGTTACGATCCAACCACGCCCGGACAACCAATTCAGGTCTGGTTTAAAGGAAATCGTTACGATGATGCCAAACTGGTCGACACCCTGGCCAATTGCTACGTTAAAAGAGAACGTCCCGACGAAACCTTAACCACCAGGGATCAATCGGAGCCAGACACAGCGACAAAATCAGATGTCTGGTAG
- a CDS encoding tetratricopeptide repeat protein produces MALDNLSNSINGLIEKKDFQKAQAVCQQLLDDYPDQIDGISRFAQVYEAMGEKAKAAEYYRKSAKFATENDDFEQESVDMYIEDAKRMEAG; encoded by the coding sequence ATGGCTCTTGATAATCTGTCAAACAGCATTAACGGGTTGATAGAGAAAAAAGATTTCCAAAAGGCTCAAGCAGTCTGTCAGCAATTACTGGACGACTATCCGGATCAGATAGACGGGATTTCTCGGTTTGCCCAAGTGTACGAAGCTATGGGAGAAAAAGCAAAAGCGGCTGAGTATTATAGAAAATCAGCTAAATTTGCCACCGAAAATGATGATTTTGAGCAAGAATCTGTGGATATGTATATTGAAGATGCCAAACGGATGGAGGCGGGATAG
- the nikB gene encoding nickel ABC transporter permease: MARYLIKRLITIIPTVIGVVTMVFFLVHLIPGDPVTVMLGEHAMAVEKAALRHQLGLDQPLLSQYLIFLKGIFHGNLGSSIFYRLPVSSVIADRLPATITLAAAAMGVALLIALPLGIMAGCRQYSAIDNFSMFFSLLGISMPNFWLGPLLIIVFSIKLNWLPVSGMDSLKSLILPAITLGTALAAILSRMTRSSLLEVISQEYLTAARARGLPGWRVLMKHALKNALLPVVTIVGLQFGALLSGAIVTEKVFSWPGIGSLLIQAVFTRDYPMVQGCILIISFCYIIANVFTEIFYALIDPRIRYE, encoded by the coding sequence ATGGCAAGATACCTGATCAAAAGACTAATAACCATAATTCCCACCGTAATCGGGGTGGTTACCATGGTGTTTTTTCTGGTTCACCTGATCCCAGGTGACCCGGTTACCGTCATGCTGGGGGAACATGCCATGGCGGTGGAGAAAGCGGCACTGCGACACCAGCTGGGGCTGGATCAGCCACTATTGAGCCAGTATCTCATCTTTCTTAAAGGTATTTTTCATGGCAATCTGGGCAGTTCAATTTTCTACCGGCTGCCGGTCAGCTCCGTCATTGCCGACCGGTTACCGGCCACCATCACTCTGGCTGCCGCCGCCATGGGTGTGGCCCTGCTTATTGCCCTGCCCCTGGGAATCATGGCCGGCTGCCGGCAGTACAGCGCCATTGACAACTTCAGCATGTTTTTTTCCCTGTTGGGGATATCAATGCCGAATTTCTGGCTTGGCCCTCTGCTGATTATTGTTTTCTCCATCAAGCTGAACTGGCTGCCGGTATCGGGAATGGATAGTTTGAAAAGTCTTATACTACCGGCCATCACTTTGGGAACCGCCCTGGCCGCCATCCTCTCGCGTATGACCCGTTCCAGCCTGCTGGAGGTCATCAGCCAGGAATACCTGACTGCCGCCCGGGCCCGGGGACTCCCAGGCTGGCGCGTTTTGATGAAGCACGCTTTAAAAAACGCCCTGCTGCCGGTAGTCACCATTGTCGGCCTGCAGTTTGGGGCCTTGCTTTCAGGCGCCATTGTCACCGAAAAGGTTTTTTCCTGGCCGGGAATCGGCAGTTTGCTGATCCAGGCGGTTTTCACCCGGGATTATCCCATGGTCCAGGGATGCATCCTGATAATCTCCTTCTGCTACATCATTGCTAATGTATTTACTGAAATTTTCTACGCCCTCATTGACCCGCGGATCCGTTATGAATAA